The genomic DNA CTTAATGAAAGAGACTCCTTGATTCAGCAAGAAACGTTCGACCTGTTGCACTAAGAATCGTCCGATACCTTGTGTGCGAAACTCGGGCGCGACACACATCTGGCGGAGAGTCACCGAAGTTGAACCTTCAGGAACAATTAAAACGTAGCCAACGAGTTGCTCATCGACGATGATTCCAAAGTGCAGGTATTGAGCTTCTCGACTCAGATCCTCTTCGAACAGGTCCAGACCGATCGGACGTCTTAAGGTCTCGTTTCGCAACGTGAGTGCGTGTGAGTACCATTTCGAATCGATTTTAAAGTTGAGAAACTGCATGCGGACTCAACTTGGCGATGCGGATCGACAATCGCTAAAAATGAAGCTGGCTCAGAAAAATCTCTGGGCAGCCTGAAACTCAGTGCAAACGCACATCAAATATTCGCATTCATTCCCGCCTCGTGGAAAACACTTCATGATGCCATGCAAGCGTATGCCACGAGGACTTCAAGCATTGAATGATCGCTATTGACCAGCCGAAATGACGCGAACTGGCTCTTCGCGATTAATTGCTTCTTCGTAATCATCGGAGATCAGTGCAACCTTTACTTTCTTTTCCCCGACTTCAGCTGCGGTTAACACGATGTCGTAAGTCTTTTCGGTGTTCGTCGCCATCTGCGAGACTGGTTGAAAAATGACTCGGCTTCCGTGGACGTCGTAATCACTTGGTCCCGAGGCAGTACTGAATGTCAAGCCAGCTGGAATTTCGAATGCGGCCTGCACGTTGGTTGCGGATGCTGTGCCATCATTCTTGAGCTTCAGACGGAGCGACACCTGTTCGCCAACCTCGACAGTTTTGTTCTCGCCGTGGACTACCGCTTCAAGCTCAGCAAACCCTTTGACACTCAATGGGGTAGCGACCTCTGCTCGGTTGCCACTGAGGTCTTGAGCAATCAGTTTTCCAGTCAATTCTCCAGCTTGTTTCGGAATGACGTTTGTCACGATCTGTTTTGTTTGTCCGGGCATTAAGCTGGGGATGGTTCGTTGAATCACACGCCGTTCTGGGTCCCAACCTGCTTCCGGATTGACAGGTTCAACTGAAACAGGAAGTTGTTCGACAATGGAAATGTCAGTCAGTTGAGCACTTGAATCGTTCGTAATTTCAGTAATGAATTGTGCCGGACGGCCAACAAATCTGCGTTTTGGTCCAGTACGTGTGATGCGAAGTCGTGATTCAAGAATATGCAAGTCTGCACGGTTTTCTGCATGAGTTTTCCCATCCATCCAGAGCAAGACTTTCGGAGTGGAGACACCAACTTCATCTGCAACGACGACAAGCTCAACCGTTTTAGATTTCCCGGCTTCGATCTCGTTCAAGTCTGCTTCAATATCGTTGCCGTTCGGATGCTTCAGCGAAGGTGGCAAAATGGCTCTTAAGACAACATCTTTGGCATTCCCTTGTCCCGTATTTCGAACGGTAAACTTGTATGGGACATTTTTCCCGAGCAACGCTTCTGTGGGACCATCGATTTCAACCGAAAGTTCTGGAGCTGTGACACGAATGTTTGTTGTCACTGCGGCTTCAAACGAGACCGTCGCGACCGATCCGATGTTGCCGGACTCCAGCGGAGTGACTTTCAACTGAATTGTTCTTTCTTCCCCAGCGGGGATGACTCCTAATTCCCATGAAAGTTTATCTTGAGTCTGAACAGCCTGCGGGATTGTGCCTTCAAGCCGAGTCCCGCGAGGAATTCGATCTTCAACAACGACCGAGC from Thalassoglobus polymorphus includes the following:
- a CDS encoding GNAT family N-acetyltransferase — translated: MQFLNFKIDSKWYSHALTLRNETLRRPIGLDLFEEDLSREAQYLHFGIIVDEQLVGYVLIVPEGSTSVTLRQMCVAPEFRTQGIGRFLVQQVERFLLNQGVSFIKMAARVPAIPFYEKLGYSCVGEQFLSVGIPHIRMEKILAPA